Proteins found in one Kangiella sediminilitoris genomic segment:
- a CDS encoding amidohydrolase, whose product MKKIIFTALFSLAFIMLWVPMASALPTLMHNVNGYTFKDGELKKFNSILFEDGVILAVGSHEELSKMNAVSISRDGKGKTLLPGLIDAHGHLLGLGLDLMRVNLRGISSEQDTVKKVAAYANDNPDARWVLGRGWNQVLWLDKEFPTKESLDQSIGNKPVWLSRIDGHAGWANSKALQLAGIDNSTPDPKGGKIIRDENGEATGVLIDEAMSLVERQIPPLNKQERKAALKLAFNHLIDLGITSVHDAGVDFETYKLMLELSKHKRIPLRVYAMLSGADPRLETMLNMGKVNRPFLKIQSVKLYSDGALGSRGAALLEPYSDEPDNKGLLLTTPSNLADYLSLITRHDFQANIHAIGDAANHLVLEQLGQLEDSRSAKVLRHRIEHAQVVVPEEIPLFAKLGVIASMQPTHATSDMNMAGDRLGEARLEGAYAWRTFLDNGVLIASGSDFPVEKANPFLGLHAAVTRQDHSNHPEGGWLPEQRLTVAEALKSFTIDAAYAGFWENSIGSLEVGKQADFILIDQDIFTISPDKIKDVQVIETWINGKRAD is encoded by the coding sequence ATGAAAAAAATCATTTTCACAGCGTTATTTTCCCTGGCATTTATCATGTTGTGGGTTCCTATGGCCTCGGCTCTACCAACCTTAATGCATAATGTTAATGGTTATACTTTTAAGGACGGAGAGTTAAAAAAGTTCAACAGTATTTTATTTGAAGATGGAGTAATACTAGCTGTTGGCTCTCACGAAGAACTGTCAAAAATGAACGCCGTCAGTATTAGCAGGGATGGCAAGGGGAAAACTCTCCTGCCTGGTCTGATTGATGCTCATGGCCATTTGCTTGGTTTAGGTCTTGACCTGATGCGAGTCAACCTCCGAGGTATCAGTTCCGAGCAGGATACAGTTAAGAAGGTTGCAGCCTATGCGAACGATAACCCTGATGCGCGCTGGGTACTTGGACGCGGCTGGAATCAGGTGCTGTGGTTAGATAAGGAGTTCCCGACAAAAGAGTCCCTTGATCAATCGATTGGCAATAAGCCGGTATGGTTAAGCCGAATTGACGGTCATGCTGGATGGGCCAATTCAAAAGCATTACAGCTGGCAGGGATCGATAACAGTACACCGGATCCGAAAGGCGGGAAAATTATTCGAGATGAAAATGGCGAGGCGACTGGTGTTCTTATTGATGAAGCAATGAGCTTGGTAGAGCGTCAAATTCCACCTCTGAATAAGCAAGAGAGAAAAGCGGCACTGAAACTGGCATTTAATCACCTGATAGATCTAGGCATTACTTCTGTTCACGATGCGGGAGTTGATTTTGAAACTTATAAGCTGATGCTGGAACTTTCAAAACATAAGCGAATACCGCTTCGCGTCTACGCTATGCTCAGCGGCGCAGATCCTAGGCTGGAAACTATGCTGAACATGGGTAAGGTCAATCGTCCTTTCTTAAAAATCCAATCTGTGAAGTTGTATTCTGACGGAGCACTGGGAAGCCGAGGAGCTGCTTTACTGGAACCCTATTCAGACGAGCCAGACAACAAAGGTCTGTTGCTGACAACGCCTAGTAATCTAGCTGATTACCTGTCGTTAATTACTCGTCATGATTTTCAGGCTAACATCCATGCCATCGGCGATGCAGCAAATCACCTTGTTCTTGAACAGTTAGGTCAGTTGGAAGATAGTCGATCGGCGAAAGTCTTAAGACATCGTATAGAACACGCTCAAGTTGTTGTCCCAGAAGAAATTCCTCTATTTGCAAAACTGGGTGTTATTGCTTCAATGCAGCCAACTCACGCTACCAGCGACATGAATATGGCAGGTGATCGATTAGGAGAAGCTCGTTTAGAAGGAGCCTATGCATGGAGAACATTTTTGGACAATGGTGTCCTGATTGCTTCTGGCTCAGACTTTCCAGTTGAAAAAGCAAACCCATTCCTGGGGCTGCATGCAGCTGTCACCCGACAGGATCATAGCAACCATCCAGAGGGCGGCTGGCTACCAGAGCAGAGGCTTACGGTGGCAGAAGCATTAAAAAGTTTCACTATTGACGCTGCCTACGCAGGATTCTGGGAAAACAGTATCGGGTCGCTAGAAGTAGGGAAACAGGCAGACTTTATACTAATCGATCAGGATATATTTACTATTTCACCAGATAAAATTAAAGACGTCCAAGTTATAGAAACTTGGATAAATGGCAAGCGAGCCGACTAA
- the aspS gene encoding aspartate--tRNA ligase, with product MRSHYCGELTKSEENQTVTLSGWIHRRRDLGGLIFLQVRDRTGVIQVVVDPDFKELFSLAEQLRSEFVVQVKGQVRARPEDMVNKNMASGEIEVLAQDLEILNRAKPPAIPIDENLEASEEQRLKYRYLDLRRPEMANNIIFRHKVTSAMRRYMDENGFIDVETPILTKATPEGARDYLVPSRVHKGSFYALPQSPQLFKQLLMMSGFDRYYQIVKCFRDEDLRADRQPEFTQLDIEMSFMNQEEIMGLMEGLVRHLFSELKGIELPEFPRMSYAEAMERYGSDKPDLRMDTELVTVDELVKDVEFKVFAGPANDKSSRVAALRVPGGAQFSRKQIDEYTKYVGVYGAKGLAWMKVNGAGAEGIQSPVLKFLGEDVALKIIEKVGAEEGDIIFFGSDKKMVVADAIGALRLKTAHDLGLVKDEWKPLWVVDFPMFEEIDGDIHALHHPFTAPKELDVEAVKNNPTGTLSKAYDMVLNGSEVGGGSVRIHDEAMQEAVFGILGINETEQREKFGFLLDALKFGCPPHGGLAFGLDRLVMLMVGADSIRDVIAFPKTTTASCPLTQAPSTIEDKLLDELGIEIKKKEQ from the coding sequence ATGCGCAGCCACTACTGTGGTGAATTAACGAAAAGTGAAGAAAATCAAACGGTTACTTTGTCAGGGTGGATCCATCGTCGCCGTGATTTGGGTGGCCTTATCTTTTTACAGGTACGAGATCGCACTGGCGTGATTCAGGTGGTGGTTGATCCTGATTTTAAAGAGCTTTTCAGTTTAGCCGAACAGTTGCGTAGTGAATTTGTGGTTCAGGTCAAAGGCCAGGTCCGCGCTCGTCCAGAAGATATGGTTAATAAGAACATGGCATCTGGCGAGATTGAGGTGTTGGCACAGGATCTTGAAATCCTGAACCGTGCTAAACCTCCAGCGATTCCAATCGATGAAAATCTAGAAGCCTCCGAAGAGCAGCGTCTGAAATACCGTTATCTGGACCTTCGTCGTCCTGAAATGGCAAATAACATTATTTTCCGCCACAAAGTTACCAGCGCCATGCGCCGCTATATGGATGAAAATGGTTTCATTGATGTAGAAACTCCAATTTTGACCAAGGCAACGCCTGAAGGTGCACGTGACTATCTAGTGCCAAGTCGGGTACATAAAGGTTCTTTTTACGCGCTTCCTCAGTCGCCACAGTTATTTAAGCAGCTGCTAATGATGTCTGGCTTTGATCGCTATTACCAAATCGTAAAGTGTTTCCGTGATGAAGATTTACGAGCCGATCGCCAGCCTGAATTCACGCAGCTGGATATTGAGATGTCTTTCATGAATCAGGAAGAGATAATGGGCCTGATGGAAGGTCTGGTTCGCCACCTTTTCAGCGAGCTGAAAGGTATCGAGTTACCAGAATTTCCTCGCATGAGTTATGCAGAGGCGATGGAGCGTTACGGTTCAGATAAGCCAGACTTAAGAATGGATACCGAGCTGGTCACGGTTGATGAGCTGGTTAAAGATGTAGAGTTTAAAGTATTTGCTGGCCCGGCGAATGATAAAAGTAGTCGTGTAGCAGCCTTACGTGTCCCTGGCGGTGCTCAGTTCAGTCGTAAGCAAATTGACGAATACACCAAATACGTTGGTGTCTATGGAGCTAAAGGCCTGGCCTGGATGAAGGTTAACGGTGCTGGAGCCGAAGGAATTCAAAGCCCTGTACTGAAGTTCCTGGGCGAAGATGTCGCTCTGAAAATTATTGAAAAAGTTGGTGCCGAAGAAGGTGATATTATCTTCTTTGGTTCGGATAAGAAAATGGTGGTTGCTGACGCTATCGGTGCGCTACGTCTGAAAACAGCTCATGACTTAGGGCTGGTTAAAGACGAGTGGAAACCACTATGGGTTGTTGACTTCCCAATGTTTGAAGAAATTGACGGCGATATTCACGCACTTCATCATCCATTCACAGCACCAAAAGAATTGGATGTTGAAGCAGTAAAGAATAATCCTACGGGTACTCTGTCAAAAGCATATGACATGGTGCTAAACGGAAGTGAAGTCGGTGGTGGCTCAGTACGTATCCACGATGAGGCAATGCAGGAAGCGGTGTTCGGTATTTTGGGTATCAACGAAACTGAGCAGCGTGAAAAATTTGGCTTCCTATTGGATGCGTTGAAGTTCGGTTGTCCTCCACATGGTGGTTTGGCGTTTGGTCTTGATCGTCTAGTCATGTTAATGGTTGGCGCTGACTCGATTCGTGATGTTATCGCATTCCCGAAAACGACCACTGCAAGCTGCCCATTAACTCAGGCACCAAGCACCATTGAAGATAAGTTGCTGGACGAGCTTGGCATCGAAATCAAAAAGAAAGAACAGTAG
- a CDS encoding VOC family protein, translating to MFKVTGIDHIVLRTSKLEQMLHFYRGILGCEIERETPANTGLIQLRAGSALIDIVTVDSKLGRMGGGPPTNKDNNLDHFCLQLKSISEEAIKQHLESHGIEAGSFSERYGAQGFGQSIYIQDPEGNTVELRSEQ from the coding sequence ATGTTTAAGGTTACCGGAATTGATCATATCGTCCTGCGAACTTCAAAGCTTGAGCAGATGCTGCATTTTTACCGTGGTATTTTAGGCTGTGAAATTGAGCGCGAAACTCCTGCAAATACAGGGCTGATCCAGTTGCGTGCCGGAAGCGCTTTAATTGATATAGTAACGGTAGACAGTAAACTTGGCCGAATGGGTGGAGGCCCGCCAACCAATAAAGACAATAATCTTGATCACTTCTGCTTACAATTGAAAAGTATTTCTGAGGAGGCGATCAAGCAACACTTGGAATCCCATGGTATTGAAGCAGGTAGCTTTAGCGAACGTTACGGTGCCCAGGGCTTTGGTCAGTCTATTTATATCCAGGACCCTGAAGGGAATACGGTCGAGCTACGTTCTGAACAATAA
- a CDS encoding proline--tRNA ligase has protein sequence MRSSQYLLSTLKEDPSDAELVSHKLMLRAGMIRKIASGLYTWLPTGLRVLRKVEAIVREEMNKAGSVEMLMPSVQPSELWEESGRWDEFGPELLRFHDRHNRDFCLGPTHEEIITAVIRDELSSYKQLPANFYQIQTKFRDEVRPRFGVMRSREFIMKDAYSFHIDEESLDQTYQIMHQAYCNIFDRIGLDYRPVLADTGAIGGSGSHEFHVLAESGEDAIAFSTESDYAANIEKAESLAPEGEAAAPNQELGKVETPDCRTVKEAAAHMGIETDKVLKTLFVKGANEEQPVVALCLRGDHELNEVKAGKHELVAEPLELVSDEVVKSTAGSPPGSCGPQGLTIPVIVDRDAAVMSDFACGANEEGYHLTGFNWKRDAEYTDVFDLRNIVAGDKSPDGKGVLEIKRGIEVGHIFQLGNKYSKAMNCTVLDQNGKAKALSMGCYGIGVTRIVAAAIEQNHDDNGIIWPEAIAPFKVAIIPMNMHKSESVQQVAEALYQRLESLGIETLFLDQKESPGVMFANTELVGIPHRLVVSDRGLKNNTIEYKNRDNSEKADLEVENVVDYIQKVIS, from the coding sequence ATGCGTAGTAGCCAATACCTACTTTCGACTCTAAAAGAAGATCCAAGTGATGCTGAACTCGTAAGCCATAAGTTGATGCTTAGAGCCGGCATGATTCGCAAAATTGCTTCGGGCCTATACACTTGGTTACCCACTGGGTTGCGTGTACTGCGAAAAGTAGAAGCAATTGTTCGCGAAGAAATGAATAAAGCGGGCTCTGTCGAGATGCTAATGCCTTCGGTACAGCCTTCAGAGTTGTGGGAGGAATCTGGCCGATGGGATGAATTTGGTCCTGAACTGCTTCGTTTTCATGACCGGCATAACCGTGATTTTTGTTTAGGTCCAACCCACGAAGAAATTATCACAGCAGTCATCAGAGACGAGCTGAGTAGTTACAAACAGCTACCTGCTAATTTCTATCAAATTCAGACGAAGTTCCGTGATGAGGTACGCCCTCGCTTTGGGGTCATGCGTTCACGCGAATTTATCATGAAAGATGCTTACTCTTTCCATATTGATGAAGAGTCTCTTGATCAAACTTATCAGATAATGCACCAGGCCTACTGCAATATCTTTGACCGCATTGGTCTGGACTATCGGCCAGTACTGGCGGACACAGGTGCGATAGGTGGTAGTGGTTCACACGAATTCCACGTTTTGGCCGAATCTGGTGAAGATGCTATTGCCTTCAGTACCGAGAGCGATTATGCGGCCAACATAGAAAAGGCTGAGAGTCTGGCTCCCGAGGGTGAAGCAGCAGCTCCGAATCAGGAACTGGGTAAAGTTGAGACGCCTGACTGCCGCACGGTAAAAGAAGCCGCAGCACATATGGGTATTGAAACGGATAAGGTTTTAAAAACTTTGTTTGTAAAAGGTGCTAATGAAGAACAACCTGTAGTAGCGCTATGTTTACGGGGCGACCATGAGTTAAACGAGGTGAAGGCAGGTAAGCACGAATTAGTTGCCGAGCCTCTTGAACTTGTCAGCGATGAAGTGGTTAAGTCTACCGCAGGTAGTCCTCCGGGTTCATGTGGCCCACAGGGATTAACCATTCCTGTGATTGTTGATCGTGACGCAGCCGTTATGAGCGATTTCGCCTGCGGTGCTAACGAGGAAGGCTATCACCTGACGGGGTTTAACTGGAAGCGTGATGCAGAATACACCGATGTTTTCGATCTTCGCAATATTGTTGCTGGTGACAAGAGTCCTGATGGCAAAGGTGTTTTGGAAATTAAGCGCGGTATCGAAGTTGGACATATTTTCCAGTTAGGTAATAAATATTCAAAAGCAATGAATTGCACCGTGCTGGATCAGAATGGTAAGGCTAAAGCATTGTCGATGGGTTGTTATGGCATTGGTGTGACACGTATTGTCGCTGCCGCCATTGAACAGAATCACGATGATAACGGCATTATCTGGCCAGAAGCCATTGCGCCATTTAAAGTCGCTATCATCCCGATGAATATGCATAAATCAGAGAGTGTCCAGCAGGTTGCAGAGGCACTTTATCAACGTCTTGAGTCCTTAGGTATTGAAACACTTTTCCTCGATCAGAAAGAAAGTCCGGGAGTTATGTTCGCCAATACTGAGCTAGTCGGGATTCCGCATCGCCTTGTAGTCAGTGACCGTGGCCTTAAAAATAATACTATTGAATATAAGAACCGTGACAACTCTGAAAAAGCAGATCTTGAAGTTGAAAATGTAGTCGACTATATTCAAAAGGTAATCTCTTAA
- the dapE gene encoding succinyl-diaminopimelate desuccinylase, which translates to MFKSFKGLPDLPYAFASREHAQYQDSILELVQELIRIPSITPEDSGCSRLIAERLQQSGFLIEYINKNSVTNLWACRDNKMSKHPAVVFSGHTDVVPPGHGARWDSDPFTPTLKEGYIYGRGASDMKGSLAAMVVAIEQFVKRYPHHRGNIGLMLTSDEEGEAVDGTQHIVNTLIQRGQKIDYAIVGEPTTDKQLGDSIRIGRRGSINARINIKGKQGHVGYPEQLINPIHNSSKLIHKLANKRWDMPSRYFPSTSFQLVKVHSESGAMNVTPASLEMVFNFRYSPRNTFNKIKNYVERKAKKYGLEAEFEWEHEAEPYITRHGKLRKIVQKVIQQEQHIKTRLTTAGGISDGRYLKQLAGQVIELGPCNKTIHQANERVSISELNHLCKLYYRILEELLIK; encoded by the coding sequence ATGTTTAAGTCGTTTAAAGGTTTACCTGATTTACCATATGCATTTGCATCTAGAGAGCACGCGCAATACCAGGATTCTATCCTTGAGTTAGTTCAGGAGCTTATTCGGATTCCTTCAATAACTCCTGAGGATAGCGGTTGTAGCCGACTAATAGCAGAGCGACTACAGCAATCCGGTTTCCTGATAGAGTACATCAACAAAAATTCAGTAACCAACCTATGGGCTTGTCGTGACAATAAAATGTCAAAACATCCAGCAGTGGTTTTCTCTGGCCATACCGATGTAGTTCCTCCCGGGCACGGTGCTCGATGGGATAGTGATCCTTTTACTCCGACACTGAAAGAGGGATACATCTATGGGCGGGGGGCTTCCGATATGAAAGGAAGTTTAGCTGCAATGGTAGTAGCCATCGAACAGTTTGTTAAACGATATCCGCATCACCGAGGGAACATCGGTCTAATGCTGACCAGTGACGAGGAAGGGGAGGCGGTTGATGGAACGCAGCATATTGTTAATACATTAATCCAGCGTGGTCAAAAAATTGACTATGCCATTGTGGGCGAACCTACGACAGATAAGCAGCTGGGTGACTCTATTCGTATTGGCCGCCGAGGTTCTATTAATGCAAGGATAAACATTAAGGGTAAGCAGGGCCACGTAGGATATCCAGAACAGCTGATTAATCCAATTCATAACTCGTCTAAGTTGATCCATAAGCTAGCTAACAAAAGGTGGGATATGCCCAGCCGATATTTTCCTTCAACCAGTTTTCAGCTGGTCAAAGTGCATTCTGAGAGTGGTGCCATGAATGTTACCCCGGCATCTTTGGAAATGGTCTTTAATTTCCGTTATTCGCCTCGTAACACTTTTAATAAAATTAAAAATTATGTTGAGCGCAAAGCTAAAAAATATGGACTTGAAGCTGAGTTTGAATGGGAACATGAAGCCGAGCCTTATATTACCCGGCACGGAAAGTTACGTAAGATCGTACAGAAAGTGATACAGCAGGAGCAGCATATCAAAACGCGTTTAACCACAGCTGGAGGAATTTCTGATGGACGGTACCTAAAGCAGCTGGCTGGACAGGTAATAGAGCTTGGCCCCTGTAATAAAACTATTCATCAGGCTAATGAACGTGTCTCAATTTCTGAATTAAATCATTTATGCAAACTGTATTATCGAATACTGGAAGAACTCCTGATCAAATAA
- a CDS encoding transglycosylase SLT domain-containing protein: MLRNLLFSIILLFWGSCVFAQERPDQAFAKQLKTLMEQKNHFVDRYDAEVWMKDMGGRLKRRAPHIPEKERLQILTLVHRYANEAGVDPQLVLAVIEVESNFDRYALSVANARGLMQVMPFWKDEIGHPDDSLFDMETNIRYGCNILKLYIDMEKNNLTYALGRYNGSRGRAKYPNKVYAALRQRWAL; this comes from the coding sequence ATGCTACGTAACCTACTGTTTAGCATCATATTGTTGTTCTGGGGATCTTGTGTTTTTGCGCAGGAGCGCCCCGATCAAGCTTTTGCTAAGCAGCTAAAAACTTTGATGGAGCAAAAAAATCACTTTGTCGATCGTTACGATGCCGAAGTCTGGATGAAAGATATGGGCGGTCGCCTAAAAAGACGAGCGCCCCATATACCTGAAAAGGAACGCCTGCAGATCCTGACGCTGGTTCATCGATATGCAAATGAAGCTGGTGTGGATCCCCAGCTGGTGCTAGCAGTAATTGAAGTTGAAAGTAACTTTGACCGCTATGCCCTCTCGGTAGCAAACGCCCGTGGATTAATGCAAGTCATGCCTTTCTGGAAAGATGAGATTGGTCACCCAGACGACTCCTTATTCGATATGGAAACGAACATAAGGTACGGCTGTAATATCCTGAAACTGTATATTGATATGGAAAAAAACAACCTAACATATGCTTTAGGTCGTTATAACGGCTCACGAGGCAGAGCCAAATATCCCAACAAAGTCTACGCAGCTCTTCGCCAGCGCTGGGCACTGTAA
- a CDS encoding VOC family protein, with protein MSSTPISYVEFPAKNLSATKEFFKEVFGWKFTDYGPEYTAFEESGLSGGFYQAPMKSSTKQGSALVVIYSDDLEGIQQTVEASGGSIIKPIFSFPGGRRFHFTEPSGNELAVWSDK; from the coding sequence ATGAGCAGCACACCCATTAGCTATGTCGAATTTCCGGCTAAAAATCTGAGCGCTACAAAAGAGTTTTTCAAGGAAGTCTTTGGATGGAAGTTTACGGATTATGGTCCCGAATATACTGCTTTCGAAGAGTCTGGCTTAAGTGGCGGTTTTTATCAGGCTCCCATGAAATCCAGTACCAAACAAGGCAGTGCTCTTGTGGTCATTTACAGTGATGATCTGGAAGGAATACAGCAAACTGTTGAAGCGTCTGGCGGCTCCATCATCAAACCAATATTTTCATTTCCCGGGGGGCGTCGCTTTCACTTCACAGAGCCCAGTGGAAATGAACTGGCTGTCTGGTCTGATAAATAA
- a CDS encoding YebC/PmpR family DNA-binding transcriptional regulator — translation MAGHSKWANIKHRKAAQDAKRGKIFTKIIRELVVAAREGGGDPNDNPRLRAAMDKALGANMKKDTIEKAIDRGTGNAEGDNYEELNYEGYGPGGVAILVECMTDNKNRTVGEVRHAFTKHGGNLGTSGSVAYLFDKKGQFVFGDNFNEDELMEAALESGAEDFIAHDDGSFEVLTTPEDFLDVKETLKEAGFEAENAEVTMLPSTQAELDVSEGTKVIRLIDRLEELDDTQNVYTNADIPAESYDNL, via the coding sequence ATGGCAGGTCATAGTAAATGGGCAAACATCAAACACAGAAAAGCTGCCCAGGACGCAAAACGCGGAAAAATATTTACTAAAATCATTCGTGAGCTGGTGGTTGCAGCACGTGAAGGTGGTGGTGACCCCAATGATAACCCTCGTCTTAGAGCCGCAATGGATAAGGCGCTTGGCGCCAACATGAAGAAAGACACGATCGAAAAAGCAATCGATCGTGGTACGGGTAATGCCGAAGGCGACAACTACGAAGAGCTGAACTACGAGGGTTATGGTCCTGGTGGTGTTGCGATCCTTGTTGAGTGCATGACCGACAACAAAAACCGTACTGTGGGTGAAGTTCGACATGCCTTTACTAAGCATGGCGGTAATCTCGGAACCAGTGGCTCAGTGGCTTACTTGTTTGATAAGAAAGGTCAGTTTGTCTTTGGTGATAACTTTAACGAAGATGAATTGATGGAAGCGGCCTTGGAGTCAGGAGCAGAAGACTTTATCGCCCATGATGATGGATCATTTGAAGTACTGACAACACCGGAAGATTTTCTCGACGTTAAAGAAACTTTGAAAGAAGCAGGATTTGAAGCAGAAAATGCCGAGGTCACCATGTTACCTTCTACGCAGGCTGAGCTGGATGTATCCGAAGGTACGAAAGTTATTCGCTTAATTGATCGTCTGGAAGAGCTGGATGATACGCAAAATGTGTATACGAATGCGGACATCCCAGCAGAATCTTACGACAACTTATAG
- a CDS encoding lysophospholipid acyltransferase family protein, with translation MINSKEVVEQFLPQLEKTPKLQSGATRLLAKLFHQQEVNDFIKQNSHMSHVDFLEAVNQRLGLSYSVSNSSVENVPVSGRVVIIANHPLGSLDGLALLALIHSIRKDVKIVVNDLLWSMTPLRPFFLPINNIAKGQGVENPRQKLQNIQRALESEQAVIFFPAGEVSRLSLKGIRDGKWRSGFLKMAKQTQSPILPIHVGGKNSRFFYGFSLIAKPLSALFLVREMFKNVSLTLPIKIGKLIPFSSFSGMSPASKESVERFKQHVYGLKREREELFETERAIAHPENRKVLIEELNRCEHIGQTTDGKSIYLLEDTSDSALLREIGRLREIAFRAVGEGTGNRRDVDKFDYYYKHIVLWDSNDLEIVGSYRIADINTFKDGQTLYSETLFSYEESLQKKFPTAMELGRSFIQPRYWGKRSLDYLWFGIGAYIRQKPHIRYLFGSVSLSNDYPPFAKDMLIYYFNRYFGAEFNLVRSFNPYRIKPVQKSKLEYLFNHQEQAEAFKTLKRELAVMGVTVPTLFKQYSDLCEDGGVTFYEFGVDPDFGDCIDSVVWVDLLKLKEKKRNRYID, from the coding sequence ATGATTAACAGCAAAGAGGTCGTGGAACAATTTTTGCCTCAGCTGGAGAAAACGCCAAAGCTTCAATCCGGCGCTACTCGGCTATTAGCTAAGTTGTTTCATCAACAAGAAGTTAATGACTTCATTAAACAAAACAGCCACATGTCTCATGTAGACTTTCTGGAAGCAGTTAACCAGCGTCTGGGATTAAGTTATTCCGTTTCTAATTCCAGTGTGGAAAATGTACCGGTTTCTGGCAGAGTGGTCATCATCGCGAATCACCCCCTAGGTTCGCTTGATGGCCTGGCTCTGCTTGCCCTGATACATTCTATTCGGAAGGATGTAAAAATCGTGGTTAATGATCTTTTATGGTCTATGACACCGCTACGCCCATTTTTTCTGCCCATTAATAACATAGCTAAGGGGCAGGGTGTGGAAAACCCTAGACAGAAATTACAAAACATCCAGCGGGCACTGGAATCTGAACAGGCAGTTATTTTCTTCCCTGCCGGAGAAGTCTCACGTTTATCATTAAAGGGTATTCGTGACGGTAAGTGGCGCTCTGGCTTTTTAAAAATGGCTAAACAAACCCAATCGCCAATCCTGCCCATTCATGTTGGTGGAAAGAACTCTCGCTTTTTCTACGGCTTTTCATTAATTGCAAAACCTTTAAGCGCTTTATTTTTGGTACGAGAAATGTTTAAAAATGTCTCTTTAACGCTACCGATAAAGATTGGTAAGCTGATTCCCTTTTCATCATTCAGTGGCATGTCGCCCGCCAGTAAAGAAAGCGTTGAGCGCTTCAAGCAACATGTATATGGCTTAAAACGAGAACGAGAAGAGTTATTTGAAACAGAGCGGGCCATCGCTCACCCCGAAAACCGAAAAGTGTTAATCGAAGAACTCAACAGATGTGAACATATTGGCCAGACAACCGATGGTAAAAGTATTTATTTACTGGAAGATACGTCTGACTCAGCCCTTCTCAGAGAGATTGGCAGGCTACGCGAAATTGCCTTTAGAGCAGTTGGGGAAGGCACCGGTAATCGACGTGACGTGGATAAGTTTGATTACTACTATAAACATATTGTGCTTTGGGATTCGAACGATTTGGAAATTGTTGGAAGCTACCGTATTGCTGATATTAATACCTTCAAGGATGGCCAAACGCTGTATTCTGAAACCTTGTTCAGTTATGAAGAAAGTTTGCAGAAAAAATTTCCGACCGCTATGGAGCTGGGGCGCAGTTTCATTCAGCCCAGATATTGGGGCAAACGAAGCCTGGACTACTTGTGGTTTGGAATTGGCGCATACATACGACAAAAACCTCATATACGTTACCTTTTTGGCTCTGTCAGTTTAAGCAACGACTATCCACCCTTCGCCAAAGATATGCTGATTTATTACTTTAACCGATACTTTGGTGCTGAGTTCAATCTGGTTCGTTCTTTCAATCCTTACCGAATAAAGCCAGTACAAAAATCGAAACTGGAATACTTATTCAATCACCAGGAACAAGCGGAAGCTTTTAAGACGCTTAAAAGAGAGTTGGCTGTGATGGGAGTTACTGTTCCAACACTGTTTAAACAATACAGTGACTTATGCGAAGACGGCGGTGTCACATTCTATGAGTTTGGTGTAGACCCTGATTTTGGAGACTGTATTGATAGTGTGGTCTGGGTAGACCTGCTTAAGTTAAAAGAAAAGAAGCGTAATCGCTATATAGATTAA